In Prochlorococcus marinus CUG1415, the sequence TAATCCCATCCTGCATCTTTCATCATTCTTATTGCAACAGAGTTATATTCACCAAGGTCTTCTACAGTAACCATATCAGGAGTAAATTCTCCAAAGTCTTTAACAATGGGATTTTGATTAACCTCTTTCAAGGGATGTTCAAAAGTTGGAGCAGCTAAACCTTTACTTCCTTCAGGAGAGGCCAAGAATTCAAGCAAAGCAATAGCTTCATATTTATTTTTTGCATATTTTGCAACACCGCCAGCACTTATATTTACATGTGCAGGATTAGGAGTAAGGACTGTTGTTTTTTTTGCATATAAAGCATCTCTTCTTCCATTAACACCTGCTAACATTCTTGCAACATAATAATGATTAACAATTCCTACTCCACATTTTCTCTTGGAAACTGCTCTAATTATTGCAATATCTCCTGGGAAGAATGGTTGGGAAACGTTCGAAATCATTCCGCTTAACCAATCTTTAGTTTTTGATTCACCTTTGTTAATTATTTGATTAGCAACTAAAGATTGATTATATGGACTTTTTCTATTTCTCAAACATACTTTTCCTTTTAGAGAAGGATCAGCTAAATCAGCGTAATCATTAATCTTGCTTACATCTACTACTTTTGGATTAGCAACCATAACTCTTACTCTTCTGGTTAATGCATACCATTCCTTTTTTGGATCTTTCAATCCAACAGGAACATCATTTTCTAAATTAGAAGATCCTATTGGTTGAAGTAATCCAGCCTTGGCTGCATTAGTAATTCTTGCGGCATCTACTAGCAATATTAAATCTGCTTGAGAATTCTTACCTTCTCGTTTTAATCTTTCAATTAAAGATATACCTGCCGCTTCTATAAGCCTAACTTTAATTCCAGTTTCTTCTGCAAATTTTTTATAAACACTTCTATCTGTGTTGTAATGTCTACCCGAATAAACTTTGACTTCTTTTTCTGTTGAATTAACTGGAATATTTATATTCATTAAAAATGTACATGTTAGTGCTGTGTAAAAAAATTTTCTGAGTTTTTGCACTTTTTCAAATTAGTATCTATGGTTACTTTATCTCTAACTACCCAACAGGGGCTCTAAAAGACATTTTCTATACTTAACTTTGTATCATTTTTTATATAAGCAATGAATTATTTAACTCATCAATTACTAAATCCTAAAGAAATAAATCTTTTAAAGAAGAATTTATTTTTAAAAGATTTACCATGGGAAGATGGCAAAAAAACTGCTGGTAATCACGCCGCAAAAGTTAAAGATAATCTTCAACTCGATAGAAGTTCTAATATTTCAAAAAAATATACTGAATTAATTGAAAAAAAAATACTTAATGATGTTTTAATAAAGAGTTTTACCGTACCTAAAAGAATTCACGGAACAATGTTCACTAAATCATTACAAGGAATGAAATATGGCAGACATATAGATAATGCTTTTATGTCTACTGGCAGGGCTGATTTATCATTCACTATATTTCTCAATGAGAAAGATAAATATGCAGGTGGTGAATTATTAATTGAAGGCCTTAATTCAGAAAATAAATTCAAACTTGATTCAGGAGGTATCGTTATATATCCCAGTACTTATTTACACTCAGTACAAGAAGTAATTAGTGGTGAAAGAATAGTTGTTATTGGATGGATAGAAAGTTATGTAAAAAGTATCGAGGAAAGAGAATATTTATTTGACCTAGATGCTGGAGCAAGAACTTTACTTGCTAGGCATGGCAGATCTGATGAACTAGACCTTATCTTTAAATCCTATTCAAACTTGCTTCGTACATTAGGAGATTGATAAGAAACATTTTATACATTAAATAGAAAATAAAAATTAAATTGATTAAGATTAAAAAAAAAGTTATCTAATGCCTAAAAAAAGTTCTATATCAATTTTCTTAGCTGCAACAAGTGCACTAACTATTGCAACAACTGAAACAAATACTATAAATGCAGGGGAAAATGATCTAGGAGGCTTAAAGGAATGGAATACTGATATGCATGTAGATGCTGATTTTGTACTAGATGCAGAAGCTCAAAGAATTGCTGATGAAGCAGCAAAATCTAGTATGTGTATTCCTATTGGGGAAGGAGAGAATTGTTGGTAAACAAAAAATTTAATAAAAAAAAAACCGCTAAATAAGCGGTTTTTTTAGTAAAACATCTGAAAGATATTTTTTAGAACTTAAAGGTTGTTTCAAGAACAGCACCACTTATATCACGGCCAGCTGTTCCGTTTCTATCTGTACCACCAAATATTGCTGGTGTAACAGAAACAGAATCGTTAACCTTGTATGAATAATAAGCTTCCCAAGCAAATGGCTCTACATTTTCATTTTCAACAGTTTGAGGTTGACCAAAAGCAACACCAATTCTATCGTCAGCATTAATCATATCTTTCCAGGTAAGACCTGCAAACCATGCATCTGTAGAGTCTGCTCCTGCTGGAGCATTATCAATCTTAGAAGTGTCATAACCCAATGTAATTTCAGGTGTAGCTGTACCACTTTCCTCAGGTCTCCACCAAGCCCTTAGACCAACGTTTGTACTGTTTAGGTTAGTACCGTTGCCAGCAGGTGTAGATCCAGCATGTCCTCTAGATGTAATACCATTAGCTGTTGAGAAATAATCATCATACCAACCATTGTATTTCATGTTAACGATTGCTGAAACAGCATATTGAGGTTGTGTAAAACCAACTTGAGTTGCCCAGCTAGTTCTTGATTCATTAGTTAATAAACCCCTAGTACTTTCGTTTTGCTTGGAAACAATGTTTGAGCTAACTGCAAATCCATTATCTGCGTTATATGCCCAACCTGCACCACTATCAGTACTAGCTCCATATGCAGCAGCGTTACCACCAAGGGTAAATTGCTTTGTTACGGGCTTATAAATTGATGGAGTTGTTCCATGCATGTAGTAGTTTTCAATTTTTGGACCTACCCAAACAGTATTATTATCTCCAACGGGGAATGAGTACCAAATCTTGTCAACTTCTAAGGCGTCGTTGTTGCCATTAGCTGATGAAAGGTAAGTACCATAAGTCTTACTATCCATGAATTGAGAAGCATTACCTGTCTTAAGACGGACGTATAAGTTATCGTCACCAGTAAAACTTGTATTTAAGTTAACTTGATAAGTGTAAGCAGCTTGTAAACTTTCAGATAATCCACCTTCAGCTTGCTCAACTGCACCTATTTGGAAAACAGCCTTACCATCCATTGTGGTTGTATCGGAGAAGCCACCTGCTTCATATTCATTTTGTCTAACCTCAAGGCCATCAACACGACCTTTAAGCTTTGCTATATCTTCACTAACTTCGTTAATGAATGTTTTGCTGTCAATTCTTGAAGATTTTGTTCCTCTACGGGCGTAGCTGTTAATTTCATCTAAATTGACAACATTGGAAGCTTGAGCAGCCATTGGAGCTATAAAGCTCAAAGATGCTCCTGCTACCAACATTTGTTGGAAGAGTTTCATTTTACCTCACACTAAAGTAACCTAAAAAATTAGGTATCTATACTGTATCGTTAGCGACATAAAAGAAAAGGAATATAAGTTTCATCTCAATGTATCTTTTGATACTTTTCATTACATATAGATATTTTGATTATTAGTTATTTTGTAATGGGAATTCCAAAAACTCTCTTTCCTCTAACCAAGAGGATGCGACTTCTCGTGCTAATTTGCGAATTTTTTCAATATATTGAGCTCGATCTGTAACTGAAATCACGCCTCTTGCATCAAGTAAATTAAAAGTATGACTACATTTAAGAACAAAATCAAGAGCTGGGTAAGTTAATTTCTTTTCGATCAAATTATTTGCTTCGGCTTGGTAAATTTCAAATAATTTCCTGAGATTCTTAGGACTAGATTCAGTAAAATTATATGAGCACTGACTTTTTTCAAATTGAAGCCAAATATCACTATATTTAAGATTTTTGTTCCAATTTAGATCCCAAATACTATCCTTATCCTGCAAGAACATTGCTATCCTCTCTAATCCATAGGTGATTTCAATTGGAATTGGATTACAATCTATTCCTCCGCATTGTTGAAAATAAGTAAATTGAGTTACTTCCATACCATCCAACCAAACTTCCCAACCTACACCCCAAGCGCCAAGTGTTGGCGACTCCCAATTATCTTCTACAAATCTTATGTCATGATTCTTAGGATTAATTCCTAAAGACTCCAAAGATAATAAATATTTTTCCTGTATTTCATCTGGTGACGGTTTAATTATTACTTGATATTGAAAGTAATGTTGAGCCCTATTTGGATTATCGCCAAAACGTCCATCTGTAGGTCTTCTGCATGGCTCTGAATATGCAACACTCCAAGGTTCAGGTCCTATAACCCTTAAAAAGGTATGTGGATTCATAGTTCCAGCACCTTTTTCAGTATCATATGGTTGCATTATTAAGCATCCTTCTTCAGACCAAAATTTATTTAAGTTTTGAATTATGTCCTGAAAAAACATCTATAATTAACAATTTTAGAAATTGGGAGTAATCCCATAAAATATAATAACAAAGCTTACTAGAAATATTAATAAAAATACTTTGATAATTATAGTTTTACTAATAAAAACTTCTTAGAAAAGTTAGCAAAAAGTAATTCATATAATCGCATTTAGGCAAACAATAAGGAATAACCAAACTTATTTCTGAAATAGTTGTCAAACTATTAAATTCTTAGAATTAAATGTTATTGATCAAAACATAAATCAAAGTTTAATTAATAAAAAAATCTAGTGGCAATGGCCCAAAAGTACTAGATTCTATTGATTCATGGTCATACTGACAAGTTAATAAAATACCTTCTCCAAGTCCACTTTCAGGCCTAATAAAAACATTACCAGTTTTTTGATTACCTTTTAGGAAAACACCTCCAACAGCATGAAGAGATTCTAAATCCATGAATTTAACCGAGGAATATTTTTTAGAAATTGATTTTAATGCCGCAATAGCATCAAGATCAGAAGGTGCCATTATTCCTATTGTTATCCAATCGGCATTTAGAATATTTAATTCAAGCTCTTCTAGAAGTTTATTTTTTTGTCTTTTACTTAAATTAGGAGCTGATCTAAGACTGTTTAAATCAAATAAATTATTTATTTCCATTTAAGTAATTAAAATGAGAATTAATTTTTATCCAAATGTTCTACCATTCCATGACCACATTGAGGAAGGTACATCCTCGAAAGAAATATAAATCTTATCTATTGGGATTCCCATTTTCTCATGCAAAAAATTAGATATTGGCTTTGCCATTTCTGAAGGATTTAAAGAGCCTATTGACCTAATTTCTAAAAAGCAACTAGGGCTTTGGTCGTTAAAATACATTACGGAATTATCATCTAATTTAGCCATAACAAATCTTTTTGATTTATTTGTTAAAGATGAAACTAATATTGAAATGTCTTCAAGTATTTTTTCTTTGTCCTCAACGTTTACTGAAGTAGAAATATTAATATAAGGCATATTTATACAGCTAAATAATCTTTTTGAGAGTCAGTCAGGAGATAAACAGTTTTATTTTTAGAAACTCTTTTTGATGATAGATATGCCATATCGTATGAACTTATTCCATTTTTGTAGGGATTGAAAAGAGCTTTTTTAGACCTACTTTTTTTGCTCCTTTTAAATTCAATCATTATTAATTAAATTATTAATTAATAATTTAACTTTTTTTGAATAGATGTCTAGTTTTTATCAAAAATTTTAATTATTTAAATAGAAAGTACATTTCTAAAACACAATTTGAATTTTTATTTACTAAATTAATTACTAAATTATAAATAACTTTAACTCTTGTTTTGGAAGTTTTAAATAATTATCAGAGAAAAAAACTTGATGAGAGTAATGATGAAGAGTTTTATTCTGAACCAAAATTTGTTTATCATCTAGATGCAAACTTCAGGCAATATTTGTCAAGTGTTTACAATAATGAAATTTCAGATAGTTCAACTATTCTCGATTTAATGTCCAGTTGGGATAGTTATTTGCCTAAAGATAAAAAATTTAAAAAAGTTATTGGGCATGGATTAAACAAGAAAGAACTTGAAAAAAATAAAATTTTTGATTCTTATTGGATACAAAATTTCAATTTAAATCAAGAAATTCCACTAGATAATGAAAGTGTTGATTATTGTTTAATGGTGGCTGCCTGGCAATATCTACAATATCCAGAAAATTTAACCAAAGAAATTTTAAGAATTTTAAGTAGTCAGGGAAAGTTTATAATTTCTTTTTCAAATAGGGCATTTTGGCATAAGGCTCCTAAAATATGGACTGCATCTACTGAAGAAGAGAGAGTCAAATATGTAAGAAAAGTATTAATCTCAAACGGATTTAATGAGCCAAAAATTATTCAAAGGTTTAATGAACCTGTACCTAACATCTTTAATTTTTTAAATAAAGACCCATTTTATTGTTTAATTGCGACTAAAGAGTAAATAATAACTTTGATTCATTGGCGAAAAAATCTAAAATAATAATACATAGCCATACCTTTAAATTTCTACTACTATTGGATAGTTGAAATCAAACATATGGGCTCTAAAAGAGAAAAATATCCTGAAAAATGTCCCTGGGATCTTGGACCAAATCAACATTTAGCCAAAAAAGAGAACTGGACTTTAAGATTAGGAGAAGCGAATGTATGCTTTAGCAAAAATAAACTAGATAATAATTATTTTCATGTAATCAGTAATGAAAATGAAGAACAAATTTTAGCTTTCAGAGCAAGGCTCTTATATCAAAAACTATTGGATAAAGGATTTAGATTGGTTGAATAAAAATATTAGTTTAATAAAGATATCTCTTCGAAAACAAATTTCTGTATTTCTTCTTCTTGATTTTTGTTGAAATTTTTTATTGTTCTTGAATTTAAAATCCAATAATCCTCTTTACCTATATTTATAAATTGATCCTCATATTCCAATTTTTGTGAATTTGCCTTGAGTGTATCTGAATCAATTTGTTGACTAGTATATTTTTTACTGAGGCAACCTATTCCTGTATCTAAGAATTCTTCTACAAAAATTTCAATTATAGTTCCATGAATTTTTCTATAGACCATATTAATACGGTCATTTTTAACTCTATATCTATCACCTTCATTTTTACCAGATACACTCATTTCAATACCACTTTCAGAACTTTTAAGTAAATTAAAATTATTTTCTGAATGAACAGATTGGAATTCTCTCTTTACCCTATGTATACATACTTCAAATAACTGAGAGGCAATACTTTTAACAATTTTGACATTATCTATTTTTTGAATATCTGGTTTAAAGTCTTTGCCTAATAAAAAGTTACCTTTATAAATATTATTATTAATCAAAAGAATACATTTACCTTGGTAACCATTAAAGTCATTCTTCCAAGTGTACCTATTTTCATAAGCCTTTCGAAAAATCTCCTTACAATTAATTTCTTTTAGATTCTCCACTAATTTTTTTTAAACTCTTGAAAATAATTCTACAAAAAAAAACCTCTCTAGCTAAAGAGAGGATATTTATTTTCAAATTTAACTATTGTTGTGTAATTTTTGCGTTTTCCATATTGTCAAAAGCTTGACCAATTTTCTTAAAGTCAAATCCCATTGCTCTTAGAGCATGCCATAAATGACCTTGTAAGAAAAAGAATCCCAAATAGAAATGAGCATTTGCAAGCCAAGCTCTTGCACTATATGTTCCAGAACCTAAATCAACTGTATCAGTAAAATAAGGAGCGAACTCAAATTGAAGCTTTAGAGGCTCTCCATATAAATCAACTGGGTATATTGTTGTGTTTGAAGCGCACCAGAATGCAGCCACAAAAGCCATATAGGAAACACCTACTACTGAGTAAGACAAAATAGCCTCTGCACCTAGTAAACCTCTACCTTTGAATTCTGTATATTCACCAAATTGCTTAGTGAAAATGTGGAAGATTCCGCCAATTATTTCTAAAAAGGCTAGAAATGCATGACCTCCCAAAACATCTTCTAGACTATCTATTTTTAAAAAGTCAAATTGATGATTCCAGATAGCAGCAATATCCAAATTGTAAATTACTTGTCTTGTTGAACCAATCGCAGGGTCATAGATCCCATGCCATTTAGCCCATTCTACAAACCAAATAGCTCCTATCCCTAGGAAGATTAGATGATGGCCAAGAATAAAAGTTAATTTATCTGGATCATCCCATTCAAAATCGAATTTTCTTGGCTTACTGGTTTCAGGATAATCTGCAAGATCCCCAGCAAATTTAGTGGAATGTAATAATCCCCCAGCACCCAATACAGCAGAGAAAATTAGATGCAATGTGCAAATTACAACGATTCCATATGTTTCAGTAATAACTCCATTTTCAATACCACCGATCCCAAGACCTGCGAGGTGAGGTAAACAAATTAATTTTTGTGCACCCATTGGAATACTGGCGTCGTAACGAGCTAACTCAAATAATCCAAAAGCACCTGCCCAAAACATCATAAGTCCTGCATGAGCAGCGTGAGAAGCTATGAATTTACCTGAACGGCCAACAACACCAGAATTTCCTGCGTACCAGTCATAGGTGACATCAGATTTTCCGTAAGTTTGTAACACTTGATTTAAATAAACAGCAAATTGAGCATATTGCTAATCAGTGTATTTTTTTACATGTTCTTTACAGATTTAATTACTTATGTAAAAAAAACATATTGTGAAAGAACAAATGTTACAAATAGGAAAAGTAATATCATTGAAAGCTTAAGCCAATGAAGGAATTTCTCCCTTAAGCTGAGAAGCCCATGTTTCAAGTCGTGAATCAGTTAAATCAGATTCACTATCCTCATCAAGAGGTAATCCACAAAAGCTCTCTCCAATAACACTTTTAGACTCATCGAATGTATATGAAGCTTTATCTACGTAACCGACCATTTCGGCGCCTGCTTTAGTGAAGTAGCTATGAAGTTCTTCCATTGCATCACAATAATTTTCTGTATAGGTAGAAGAATCTCCTAATCCAAAAATTGCAACCTTTTTACCTGATAAACTTAGTTCACCAATATCCTCTAAGATGGAATCCCATGCAGTTCCTGATCTTTCTTCATCTGCTCCTGTATTCCAAGTAGGAATCCCACAGATAATCCCATCAAGAGCTTCTAATTCTGAAAGATCATCAACGTCAGATACATCTTTAGGTGCCTCTGCTGAAGAGATAAAGTTGTGAAGACGATCAGCTACGTCTTCAGTTTTTCCAGTTGTAGTTGCGTAATAAATTC encodes:
- the glyQ gene encoding glycine--tRNA ligase subunit alpha is translated as MFFQDIIQNLNKFWSEEGCLIMQPYDTEKGAGTMNPHTFLRVIGPEPWSVAYSEPCRRPTDGRFGDNPNRAQHYFQYQVIIKPSPDEIQEKYLLSLESLGINPKNHDIRFVEDNWESPTLGAWGVGWEVWLDGMEVTQFTYFQQCGGIDCNPIPIEITYGLERIAMFLQDKDSIWDLNWNKNLKYSDIWLQFEKSQCSYNFTESSPKNLRKLFEIYQAEANNLIEKKLTYPALDFVLKCSHTFNLLDARGVISVTDRAQYIEKIRKLAREVASSWLEEREFLEFPLQNN
- a CDS encoding chlorophyll a/b binding light-harvesting protein; this encodes MLQTYGKSDVTYDWYAGNSGVVGRSGKFIASHAAHAGLMMFWAGAFGLFELARYDASIPMGAQKLICLPHLAGLGIGGIENGVITETYGIVVICTLHLIFSAVLGAGGLLHSTKFAGDLADYPETSKPRKFDFEWDDPDKLTFILGHHLIFLGIGAIWFVEWAKWHGIYDPAIGSTRQVIYNLDIAAIWNHQFDFLKIDSLEDVLGGHAFLAFLEIIGGIFHIFTKQFGEYTEFKGRGLLGAEAILSYSVVGVSYMAFVAAFWCASNTTIYPVDLYGEPLKLQFEFAPYFTDTVDLGSGTYSARAWLANAHFYLGFFFLQGHLWHALRAMGFDFKKIGQAFDNMENAKITQQ
- a CDS encoding iron uptake porin gives rise to the protein MKLFQQMLVAGASLSFIAPMAAQASNVVNLDEINSYARRGTKSSRIDSKTFINEVSEDIAKLKGRVDGLEVRQNEYEAGGFSDTTTMDGKAVFQIGAVEQAEGGLSESLQAAYTYQVNLNTSFTGDDNLYVRLKTGNASQFMDSKTYGTYLSSANGNNDALEVDKIWYSFPVGDNNTVWVGPKIENYYMHGTTPSIYKPVTKQFTLGGNAAAYGASTDSGAGWAYNADNGFAVSSNIVSKQNESTRGLLTNESRTSWATQVGFTQPQYAVSAIVNMKYNGWYDDYFSTANGITSRGHAGSTPAGNGTNLNSTNVGLRAWWRPEESGTATPEITLGYDTSKIDNAPAGADSTDAWFAGLTWKDMINADDRIGVAFGQPQTVENENVEPFAWEAYYSYKVNDSVSVTPAIFGGTDRNGTAGRDISGAVLETTFKF
- a CDS encoding methyltransferase domain-containing protein; the protein is MEVLNNYQRKKLDESNDEEFYSEPKFVYHLDANFRQYLSSVYNNEISDSSTILDLMSSWDSYLPKDKKFKKVIGHGLNKKELEKNKIFDSYWIQNFNLNQEIPLDNESVDYCLMVAAWQYLQYPENLTKEILRILSSQGKFIISFSNRAFWHKAPKIWTASTEEERVKYVRKVLISNGFNEPKIIQRFNEPVPNIFNFLNKDPFYCLIATKE
- a CDS encoding phenylpyruvate tautomerase MIF-related protein, producing the protein MPYINISTSVNVEDKEKILEDISILVSSLTNKSKRFVMAKLDDNSVMYFNDQSPSCFLEIRSIGSLNPSEMAKPISNFLHEKMGIPIDKIYISFEDVPSSMWSWNGRTFG
- a CDS encoding Fe2+-dependent dioxygenase — translated: MNYLTHQLLNPKEINLLKKNLFLKDLPWEDGKKTAGNHAAKVKDNLQLDRSSNISKKYTELIEKKILNDVLIKSFTVPKRIHGTMFTKSLQGMKYGRHIDNAFMSTGRADLSFTIFLNEKDKYAGGELLIEGLNSENKFKLDSGGIVIYPSTYLHSVQEVISGERIVVIGWIESYVKSIEEREYLFDLDAGARTLLARHGRSDELDLIFKSYSNLLRTLGD
- the fldA gene encoding flavodoxin FldA; its protein translation is MTVGIYYATTTGKTEDVADRLHNFISSAEAPKDVSDVDDLSELEALDGIICGIPTWNTGADEERSGTAWDSILEDIGELSLSGKKVAIFGLGDSSTYTENYCDAMEELHSYFTKAGAEMVGYVDKASYTFDESKSVIGESFCGLPLDEDSESDLTDSRLETWASQLKGEIPSLA
- a CDS encoding DUF3386 domain-containing protein, producing the protein MENLKEINCKEIFRKAYENRYTWKNDFNGYQGKCILLINNNIYKGNFLLGKDFKPDIQKIDNVKIVKSIASQLFEVCIHRVKREFQSVHSENNFNLLKSSESGIEMSVSGKNEGDRYRVKNDRINMVYRKIHGTIIEIFVEEFLDTGIGCLSKKYTSQQIDSDTLKANSQKLEYEDQFINIGKEDYWILNSRTIKNFNKNQEEEIQKFVFEEISLLN
- a CDS encoding extracellular solute-binding protein; protein product: MNINIPVNSTEKEVKVYSGRHYNTDRSVYKKFAEETGIKVRLIEAAGISLIERLKREGKNSQADLILLVDAARITNAAKAGLLQPIGSSNLENDVPVGLKDPKKEWYALTRRVRVMVANPKVVDVSKINDYADLADPSLKGKVCLRNRKSPYNQSLVANQIINKGESKTKDWLSGMISNVSQPFFPGDIAIIRAVSKRKCGVGIVNHYYVARMLAGVNGRRDALYAKKTTVLTPNPAHVNISAGGVAKYAKNKYEAIALLEFLASPEGSKGLAAPTFEHPLKEVNQNPIVKDFGEFTPDMVTVEDLGEYNSVAIRMMKDAGWD
- a CDS encoding DUF1824 family protein; this encodes MEINNLFDLNSLRSAPNLSKRQKNKLLEELELNILNADWITIGIMAPSDLDAIAALKSISKKYSSVKFMDLESLHAVGGVFLKGNQKTGNVFIRPESGLGEGILLTCQYDHESIESSTFGPLPLDFFIN